A genome region from Halomarina salina includes the following:
- a CDS encoding DUF6166 domain-containing protein — MPAKTDYSRKTKWKTEPYRGERSIGGNFVYSGENLLDKHLFVHRVAPGGFDWGPDASDEKACQLAIALLAPYKGVDYAVEHHHLFAENFVRRELTEDTWEIKRSDFRSSDYVRAIDGRDYPANTAPSPEDMPALEDVDLDAITYAEEIALAEKYDDVLWPSGNRRDNLRRLLAIWNGKEDPSTDSVSSSTLYRVPGLSIPSNARGTLVREFDTMGDLAGWICFGRHHDRLNGISKATAKKLTAARPGLVQYFGGEEYIPEHEGREMTLSEATGGESAQQTFRSALADSTDA, encoded by the coding sequence ATGCCAGCCAAAACCGACTACTCCAGAAAGACCAAGTGGAAGACCGAACCGTACCGAGGCGAACGCTCCATCGGGGGCAACTTCGTCTACTCCGGGGAGAACCTCCTGGATAAGCATCTGTTCGTCCATCGCGTCGCCCCCGGCGGCTTCGATTGGGGGCCCGACGCCTCCGACGAGAAAGCCTGCCAACTCGCCATCGCGCTCCTCGCCCCGTACAAAGGCGTGGACTACGCCGTCGAACACCACCACCTGTTCGCCGAGAACTTCGTCCGGCGCGAACTCACCGAAGACACCTGGGAAATCAAGCGGAGTGACTTCCGCAGTTCAGACTACGTCCGTGCCATCGACGGTCGCGACTACCCAGCGAATACCGCCCCCAGCCCAGAGGATATGCCCGCTCTCGAGGACGTTGACCTCGACGCCATCACGTACGCCGAGGAGATCGCACTCGCAGAGAAATACGACGACGTCCTCTGGCCCAGCGGCAACCGGCGCGACAACCTCCGTCGTCTCCTCGCCATCTGGAACGGTAAGGAAGACCCGAGTACCGACTCCGTCTCCTCGAGTACTCTGTATCGGGTTCCGGGTCTCTCCATTCCCTCGAACGCCCGCGGTACGCTCGTCCGCGAGTTCGACACGATGGGCGACCTTGCCGGCTGGATCTGCTTCGGTCGTCACCACGATCGGTTGAACGGCATCAGCAAAGCGACCGCGAAGAAACTCACCGCCGCTCGCCCCGGTCTCGTCCAGTACTTCGGCGGCGAAGAGTACATCCCCGAACACGAAGGCCGGGAGATGACGCTTTCGGAAGCCACGGGCGGGGAAAGCGCCCAACAGACGTTCCGGAGCGCCCTCGCAGACAGCACCGATGCCTGA
- a CDS encoding transcription initiation factor IIB: MSQRTLTGDASTSSATIPHPSRTTTPRPRRALRPEDDPDSDERTPTASETERQHRHPDHCCPECATDEHLVVDKTETFCQACGLVVARDLLDRELQWETTADGERQPARGGAPTTIRRHDKGLPTEIGSYRDGYGNELSSKTQRQFTRLRKWDDRAKASTTHDQSLRTGLGEIARLVSAAELPAPIHDRAARLFRDAWDSNLLRGRSIEAIATASIFAACRLERLPRFLEELAAVARVDESDIKSAYRLLNRELELATPPPLPQDFLPRLANAVDAHPLVERRAHQLVTAPAVGVLANGRQPAGVAAACLYHAHDESDLTNLRLTQQRLGDAGFSTPTTIRNIRRELLSLDDAGDLPDPDGNLDDYLR; encoded by the coding sequence ATGTCCCAGCGCACTCTCACCGGCGACGCCAGCACCAGTTCCGCCACTATCCCGCACCCGTCTCGGACGACCACACCACGCCCCAGACGAGCTCTGAGGCCCGAAGACGATCCGGACTCGGACGAACGAACACCAACAGCCTCCGAGACCGAACGCCAGCACCGACACCCCGACCACTGCTGCCCCGAGTGTGCGACTGACGAACATCTCGTCGTCGACAAGACTGAAACCTTCTGTCAGGCGTGTGGCCTCGTGGTCGCCCGAGACCTTCTTGATCGGGAACTCCAGTGGGAGACAACCGCCGATGGCGAAAGACAACCTGCTCGGGGCGGCGCTCCCACGACCATCAGACGCCACGACAAGGGACTCCCGACCGAGATTGGCTCCTACCGCGACGGCTACGGAAACGAACTCTCATCGAAGACACAGCGCCAGTTCACACGCCTTCGGAAGTGGGACGACCGCGCGAAGGCGAGCACCACTCACGACCAGTCGCTCCGTACCGGCCTTGGCGAAATCGCCCGTCTCGTGAGTGCGGCCGAACTCCCCGCACCGATCCACGACCGCGCTGCGAGACTCTTTCGCGACGCCTGGGATAGTAATCTCCTCCGTGGGCGCTCCATCGAAGCCATCGCGACCGCCAGCATCTTCGCCGCCTGTCGCCTCGAACGCCTGCCACGGTTCCTCGAGGAACTTGCCGCCGTTGCCCGCGTCGACGAATCCGATATCAAAAGCGCCTATCGACTGCTGAATCGCGAGCTCGAACTCGCAACGCCACCGCCGCTCCCGCAGGACTTCCTCCCTCGACTCGCCAACGCCGTCGACGCCCACCCCCTGGTCGAACGACGAGCCCACCAACTCGTCACCGCCCCCGCTGTCGGTGTCCTCGCCAACGGCCGACAACCCGCCGGCGTCGCCGCCGCGTGCCTCTATCACGCTCACGATGAGAGCGATCTCACCAACCTCCGGCTCACGCAACAGCGACTCGGCGACGCAGGCTTCTCCACTCCAACGACCATCCGGAACATCCGCCGGGAACTTCTCTCGCTCGACGATGCCGGTGATCTCCCCGATCCAGACGGCAATCTTGACGACTACCTCAGGTAG
- a CDS encoding RPA family protein, translated as MRPTHSRRPTPRHYPLQFTIMSNSASTADSSTDSNSTQRQGRQVAKRAFAVELNDATHVFKESDEERAPNFALLPSGETANRYFLVGTVTEVNDVGKDSEYWQARIVDPTGTVFVYAGQYQPDVTAFLSGLEPPAYVAITAKPSTYETDDGNVNVSLRPETITRVDEATRNQWVRETIDRTAARLDAYEDDDGNGTPPYIAMSREQYGDNLSLEVYRNALNDAREDVGMDAVPYDDDTEGEVEVEADTKGGSTRVYDADDADQSDDGDHDTDSNIDSNGESDPEELTEEGAIDEAALASAVANAGLEE; from the coding sequence ATGAGGCCGACCCACTCCCGTAGGCCCACGCCCCGCCACTACCCTCTCCAATTCACTATAATGAGTAACTCAGCATCCACAGCCGACAGCAGTACCGACAGCAACAGCACCCAGCGACAGGGCCGACAGGTCGCAAAGCGCGCCTTCGCCGTCGAACTCAACGACGCAACCCACGTCTTCAAAGAGAGCGACGAGGAGCGGGCCCCGAACTTCGCGCTGCTCCCAAGCGGCGAGACCGCGAACCGCTACTTCCTCGTCGGGACCGTCACCGAAGTCAACGACGTTGGCAAGGACAGCGAATATTGGCAGGCCCGAATCGTCGATCCCACGGGCACGGTGTTCGTCTACGCTGGTCAGTACCAGCCCGACGTCACCGCGTTTCTCTCCGGCCTCGAACCCCCCGCGTACGTCGCCATCACTGCCAAGCCCAGCACGTACGAAACCGACGACGGCAACGTGAACGTCTCACTCCGCCCCGAGACCATCACCCGCGTCGATGAAGCCACCCGCAACCAGTGGGTGCGCGAAACCATCGACCGGACGGCTGCCCGCCTCGACGCCTACGAGGACGACGACGGCAACGGCACGCCCCCGTACATCGCGATGAGCCGCGAACAGTACGGGGACAACCTCTCACTCGAGGTCTACCGCAATGCCCTCAACGACGCTCGCGAAGACGTTGGGATGGACGCTGTCCCCTACGACGACGACACCGAGGGAGAGGTTGAGGTCGAGGCCGACACCAAGGGCGGCTCCACCCGCGTTTACGACGCCGACGACGCCGACCAGAGCGATGACGGCGACCACGACACTGACAGCAATATCGACAGCAACGGCGAGTCCGACCCCGAGGAGCTGACGGAAGAGGGGGCCATCGACGAAGCGGCCCTCGCCTCGGCCGTCGCCAACGCCGGCCTGGAGGAGTGA
- a CDS encoding replication factor A (Replication protein A protects and stabilize the intermediate ssDNA that is generated by the unwinding action of a DNA helicase at the replication fork. In addition, SSBs prevent the formation of secondary structures by single-stranded template DNA.): MSTNATPADSAVNASSDDLATAATTLIEQFPDDAGDEVLPSVDDIVTRLDQMVNGYNVPLEEATRATRNHYLDVLGIEYDDLALPSQSAGDTTLDEINTDGQWVSVTVKVVDLWEPTSDSIAQVGLIGDESGRLKFTKWAKADLPELKEDGVYRLYNVVTSEYEGRYSINLNSRSVIEPVDDDIEVGNNAEELTIEAPMVAIQSGSGLIKRCLHDGCTRVLQNGRCAEHGTVEGEFDLRIKAVFDDGVRVQHAIFDKEATEALADITIEEAKQQAMDALDTSVVANDLTDALVGRYYRVSGRVIGKYLLVDEADPLP, translated from the coding sequence ATGTCCACCAACGCAACACCCGCAGATTCGGCGGTCAACGCCTCCAGCGACGACCTCGCGACGGCCGCGACCACCCTCATCGAACAGTTCCCCGACGATGCCGGCGATGAAGTCCTTCCGAGTGTCGACGATATCGTCACCCGGCTCGACCAGATGGTCAACGGCTACAACGTGCCGCTCGAGGAGGCTACTCGCGCCACGCGCAACCACTACCTCGACGTGCTAGGCATCGAATACGACGACCTCGCACTCCCCTCGCAGAGTGCCGGCGACACGACGCTCGACGAAATCAACACAGACGGCCAGTGGGTCAGCGTCACCGTCAAAGTCGTCGACCTATGGGAGCCGACTAGCGACAGCATCGCCCAGGTCGGACTCATCGGCGACGAGAGCGGCCGACTCAAGTTCACCAAGTGGGCGAAAGCCGACCTTCCCGAACTCAAGGAGGACGGCGTGTACCGTCTCTACAACGTCGTCACCAGCGAGTACGAAGGCCGCTACTCCATCAACCTCAACTCCCGATCGGTCATCGAACCCGTGGATGACGATATCGAAGTCGGCAACAACGCCGAGGAGTTGACCATCGAGGCCCCGATGGTCGCGATCCAGTCCGGAAGCGGGCTCATCAAGCGCTGTCTCCACGACGGCTGTACGCGCGTCCTCCAGAACGGCCGGTGTGCCGAACACGGAACGGTCGAAGGCGAGTTCGACCTCCGAATCAAGGCCGTCTTCGACGACGGCGTGCGCGTCCAGCACGCCATCTTCGACAAGGAGGCGACCGAAGCCCTAGCCGACATCACCATCGAGGAGGCCAAACAGCAAGCGATGGACGCTCTCGATACGAGCGTCGTCGCGAACGACCTCACCGACGCCCTCGTCGGTCGCTACTACCGAGTCAGCGGCCGCGTCATCGGGAAATACCTGCTCGTCGATGAGGCCGACCCACTCCCGTAG
- a CDS encoding DNA polymerase sliding clamp has protein sequence MSTNTESDTADAQPATAPDVESEAESESEIDTQPEPEVETKAEPESGPNVETDTDTDGDAETDTKSESEPESEGDDDAEEIVMSPPQQFTAAIKGGAIKEFVSTLRAIVDEAKIRVGPDGIHTRAVDPANVAMYDVTLAAGAFESYDATEGVLGVNLERFEEVLKLAKKNDLVQLSFNTTSFKLVIHIDGVEFTMALIDPDSIRKEPEIPEMDLPISLTLEEAQISRGVKAADMVSDHIRFRCDEAETTVYIEAEGDTDNVSVELADDDLVALTAADGNALYSLDYVNDISKQFPKSTEITLTFGGDFPMMFEYQFSDGECDVLAMLAPRIQSD, from the coding sequence ATGAGTACCAACACCGAATCCGACACCGCCGACGCACAGCCCGCGACCGCTCCCGACGTCGAATCTGAGGCCGAATCCGAATCCGAGATCGACACCCAACCGGAACCCGAGGTCGAAACAAAAGCCGAACCGGAATCCGGCCCCAACGTCGAAACCGACACCGACACCGACGGAGACGCCGAGACGGACACCAAAAGCGAGAGCGAACCCGAAAGTGAGGGTGACGACGACGCAGAAGAGATCGTCATGAGCCCGCCCCAGCAGTTCACGGCCGCCATCAAGGGCGGAGCGATCAAAGAGTTCGTCAGCACGCTTCGCGCCATCGTCGACGAAGCGAAAATTCGCGTCGGCCCAGACGGTATCCACACCCGAGCCGTCGACCCCGCCAACGTCGCGATGTACGACGTCACCCTTGCCGCCGGAGCCTTCGAGTCCTACGACGCTACCGAGGGAGTCCTCGGTGTCAACCTCGAACGCTTCGAGGAAGTCCTCAAACTCGCCAAGAAAAACGACCTCGTCCAGCTCTCGTTCAACACCACGTCGTTCAAGCTCGTCATCCACATCGACGGCGTCGAGTTCACGATGGCCCTCATCGACCCCGACAGCATCCGCAAAGAGCCCGAGATCCCCGAGATGGACCTGCCCATCTCCCTCACGCTCGAGGAAGCACAAATCTCGCGTGGCGTCAAGGCCGCCGATATGGTCTCCGACCACATCCGCTTCCGCTGTGACGAGGCCGAGACCACCGTTTATATCGAAGCCGAAGGCGACACCGACAACGTCAGTGTCGAACTCGCAGATGACGACCTCGTCGCGCTCACGGCCGCTGACGGCAACGCACTCTACAGCCTCGATTACGTCAACGACATCTCCAAACAGTTCCCTAAGAGCACGGAGATCACGCTCACCTTCGGCGGCGACTTCCCGATGATGTTCGAGTACCAGTTTAGCGACGGCGAATGCGACGTCCTCGCGATGCTCGCCCCGCGTATCCAGAGCGACTAG